Below is a genomic region from Dehalococcoidia bacterium.
ACATCTTGTCTACCGGTTATAACGGAGCTGCGGCCGGACTCAAAGATTGTCTGGAGTTAGGCTGTTTGCGAGATGCCAACGCTATCCCTTCCGGCACCCGCCACGAGATTTGCCGGGCAATTCATGCTGAGCAAAACTGTATTATCCAGGCTTCGCTTCACGGAGTGAGCCTTGAGGGCGCCACTATTTATTGCACCCATACTCCCTGTATCCTCTGCGCCAAGATGCTGGTCAACGCCAGGATCAGCCGATTTGTAAGCTTCGGAAAATATGCTGACGATTCCTTCCAAGACCTCTTTCGCGAAGCCGGAATTACAGTGGGTATCTTTCAAAGGCCATCAACCACGATCACGCACTTGGAGTAGATTGGCTATCACAACCTCACATGAAAGGGCAGGCTATATATGGATATCGATCTTAAAGATGTTGACCCATGGGTGAGATATGCGATCTCCGCAGGGATTTTCCTCTTTTCTCTGGGGTTTGCTTTTGCCTCCCGTTACATCCTCATGGAAGTCATCGGCGTATTCGCCAGACGGACCAAGACCAAGCTGGATGACCTGATCATCCAGGCTCTCCGGGTGCCTCTTTTCCTGGGGATTGTTTCGCTGGGAATCTGGCTGGCCCTGGCCCAATCCACCAATCAAGACCCCAATATCGAAAAAGCCTTCATCGCCATTTACATCGCCATCATTGCCATGTCTCTGACCAGAATCGTCGGAGCATTGCTTACATGGTATGGGATGGAGATAGCCATCCGGACCAAGACCGATATCGATGATAAACTCCTGCCCATATTGCGAAAGGTCAGCACGGTAATCATTTATGCTATCGCCTTCATGATCATTCTGTCTCGATTCAATATCGAGATCAGCCCCTTTATCGCCAGCATGGGCATCGGCGGATTGGCTGTGGCACTGGCCCTCCAGTCCACCCTGACAAATCTTCTGGCCGGCTCCTACGTGGCCGCCGATGGCGTCATCAAAAAGGGACACTACATCAGCATGGATGGAGGCCCTGAAGGGGTTGTAGAAGAGATCAGCTGGCGCAGCACCAAGCTCAGGACCTGGCAGGGGAACCTGGTGGTGATGCCCAACTCCAAACTCTCGGAGTCCGTGGTCACCGACTATGAGGCAGGAAACGAGGCGATGTGGTTCACTATCAACTGCGGCGTGAGCTACGCCAGCGACCTGGCAAGGGTGGAACAGGTGGTGCGGGAAGTGGCTCGAGAAGTGGTCCAGCGTCTCCCGGAGGGGGTCAAGAACGAGGAGCCCACCATGAGATTCACGGGGTTCGGCGATTCCAATATCAACTTCATTGTTGGCCTCAAATCCGTAAACCGCCAGGGGCAGTTCGCTCTGAAGGATGCGCTCATCAAGGCGCTGCATAAGCGCTTTACCGAAGAGGGCATCGTCATTGAATACCCCGTTCGCAAGGTTTATCTCAGCGGCAACTGATGCAACTTTCCTAAGAAACAAAAAGGCCGTTCGTACTCACTTTGGTCGCGACATACGAACGGCCTCTGATTTTCGGGCACTTTGACCGATTATTTTTTCTTGGACGGGAACGCAACGGTGGCAGCGCCCAGTGTCGTCTTCTCGCCCTTTCCGTTCTCGACCCACAGATCACAATCGACAATATGAGCGCCGCCAGCTTCATATTTTTTGGTAATGGCGCCTTTACACCACCAGGTCTCCCCGTCTTTGTACTCAGTCATGGTATTCATCAGACGAGGGTAGTCCATCGCTCTAAATTGGACGGAAAACTTCTTCAGAGTGGCCGCCTCTCCCATCCAGTCAGTAACCATCTGGACCATCCACGTACGTTTCAACTGGCCGTGAACAATTGGCTTGCCAACACCCTGTGCAGCAGCGAACGCATCCTC
It encodes:
- a CDS encoding mechanosensitive ion channel family protein; its protein translation is MDIDLKDVDPWVRYAISAGIFLFSLGFAFASRYILMEVIGVFARRTKTKLDDLIIQALRVPLFLGIVSLGIWLALAQSTNQDPNIEKAFIAIYIAIIAMSLTRIVGALLTWYGMEIAIRTKTDIDDKLLPILRKVSTVIIYAIAFMIILSRFNIEISPFIASMGIGGLAVALALQSTLTNLLAGSYVAADGVIKKGHYISMDGGPEGVVEEISWRSTKLRTWQGNLVVMPNSKLSESVVTDYEAGNEAMWFTINCGVSYASDLARVEQVVREVAREVVQRLPEGVKNEEPTMRFTGFGDSNINFIVGLKSVNRQGQFALKDALIKALHKRFTEEGIVIEYPVRKVYLSGN
- a CDS encoding MaoC/PaaZ C-terminal domain-containing protein, which translates into the protein MAKQLYWEDLEVGTQITPLSKVASSVMLVKWAGASGDFNPLHYEDAFAAAQGVGKPIVHGQLKRTWMVQMVTDWMGEAATLKKFSVQFRAMDYPRLMNTMTEYKDGETWWCKGAITKKYEAGGAHIVDCDLWVENGKGEKTTLGAATVAFPSKKK
- a CDS encoding deaminase: ILSTGYNGAAAGLKDCLELGCLRDANAIPSGTRHEICRAIHAEQNCIIQASLHGVSLEGATIYCTHTPCILCAKMLVNARISRFVSFGKYADDSFQDLFREAGITVGIFQRPSTTITHLE